In Streptomyces sp. NBC_01551, one DNA window encodes the following:
- a CDS encoding DUF4307 domain-containing protein, whose amino-acid sequence MSSVREGLPEGRYGRSADERADRKLKVVGSVLGVGLLGMVGWIGWDYVGGQSVSAEVIKFQVVSDSEVKVHLEVRKEASVTGVCTLISQDKGHGEVGRADYTFAQRESRVDEMVTLKTTGRATMIELVGCQPAATTSTG is encoded by the coding sequence ATGAGCTCGGTGCGCGAGGGACTCCCCGAGGGCCGCTACGGCCGGTCGGCGGACGAACGCGCCGACCGCAAGCTCAAGGTCGTCGGCTCGGTGCTGGGCGTGGGCCTGCTGGGCATGGTCGGCTGGATCGGCTGGGACTACGTCGGCGGCCAGAGCGTCAGCGCCGAGGTGATCAAGTTTCAGGTCGTCTCGGACTCCGAGGTGAAGGTGCACCTGGAGGTCCGCAAGGAAGCCTCGGTCACCGGTGTCTGCACCCTGATCTCCCAGGACAAGGGCCACGGCGAGGTGGGCCGCGCGGACTACACCTTCGCCCAGCGCGAGAGCCGCGTCGACGAGATGGTCACGCTGAAGACCACCGGCCGCGCCACGATGATCGAACTGGTCGGCTGCCAGCCGGCGGCCACGACCTCCACGGGCTGA
- the mca gene encoding mycothiol conjugate amidase Mca, translated as MTEQLRLMAVHAHPDDESSKGAATMAKYVSEGMPVLVVTCTGGERGSILNPKLQGDKYIEENIHEVRAKEMDEAREILGIEQEWLGYVDSGLPEGDPLPPLPDGCFALADVDEAAGRLVKKIRAFKPQVITTYDENGGYPHPDHIMTHKISMVAFDGAADTEKYPEAEFGPAHQPQKLYYNQGFNKPRTVALHEALLARGMESPYGEWLERWKEFERTERNLTTHVPCADFFEIRDKALIAHATQIDPDGGWFRVPMEIQKEVWPTEEYELAKSLVDTSLPESDLFEGIRENAEA; from the coding sequence TTGACCGAGCAGCTTCGACTGATGGCCGTCCACGCCCACCCCGACGACGAGTCGAGCAAGGGCGCGGCCACCATGGCCAAGTACGTGTCCGAGGGGATGCCCGTGCTGGTGGTGACCTGCACCGGCGGCGAGCGCGGCTCGATCCTCAACCCCAAGCTCCAGGGTGACAAGTACATCGAGGAGAACATCCACGAGGTGCGCGCCAAGGAGATGGACGAGGCGCGCGAGATCCTCGGCATCGAGCAGGAATGGCTCGGCTACGTCGACTCGGGCCTCCCCGAGGGCGACCCGCTGCCCCCGCTGCCCGACGGCTGCTTCGCCCTCGCCGACGTGGACGAGGCCGCGGGCCGGCTGGTGAAGAAGATCCGCGCGTTCAAGCCGCAGGTCATCACCACGTACGACGAGAACGGCGGGTACCCGCACCCCGACCACATCATGACCCACAAGATCTCGATGGTGGCGTTCGACGGGGCGGCCGACACCGAGAAGTACCCGGAGGCCGAGTTCGGCCCGGCGCACCAGCCGCAGAAGCTGTACTACAACCAGGGCTTCAACAAGCCGCGCACCGTCGCCCTGCACGAGGCGCTGCTCGCCCGCGGCATGGAGTCCCCCTACGGGGAGTGGCTGGAGCGCTGGAAGGAGTTCGAGCGCACCGAGCGGAACCTGACCACGCACGTGCCCTGCGCCGACTTCTTCGAGATCCGTGACAAGGCGCTCATCGCGCACGCCACGCAGATCGACCCGGACGGCGGCTGGTTCCGCGTTCCCATGGAGATCCAGAAGGAGGTCTGGCCGACGGAGGAGTACGAGCTGGCGAAGTCGCTCGTCGACACTTCCCTCCCCGAGTCCGACCTCTTCGAGGGCATCCGGGAGAATGCGGAAGCATGA
- a CDS encoding ABC transporter permease: protein MTTTSPTPELAAPRPRGGVVQSVNDSLVMAKRNLIRMSRIPEMIIFGVIQPVMFVVLFSYVFGGSISVDGSTSPAAYREFLMAGIFAQTVTFATAGAGAGIADDMHKGLIDRFRSLPMARGAVLTGRTLADLVQTTLTLVVLAVVALLVGWRTHTSPGEVLAGFALLLLLGYAFSWIGALIGLSVRTPEAATSGGLIWLFPLTFISNAFVPSDNMPPFLRTIAEWNPFSATVQAARELFGNLPPGYEAPQAWPMQHPIIASVAWSVLIVVVFRTLAVRKYRSATA, encoded by the coding sequence GTGACCACCACGTCCCCGACCCCGGAGCTCGCCGCGCCGCGCCCGCGCGGGGGCGTCGTGCAGAGCGTCAACGACTCCCTGGTCATGGCCAAGCGGAACCTGATCCGCATGTCCAGGATTCCCGAAATGATCATTTTCGGGGTCATTCAGCCAGTCATGTTCGTGGTGCTCTTCAGCTACGTCTTCGGCGGCTCGATCAGCGTCGACGGCAGCACCTCGCCCGCCGCCTACCGAGAGTTCCTGATGGCCGGCATCTTCGCCCAGACCGTCACCTTCGCCACGGCCGGCGCGGGCGCGGGCATCGCGGACGACATGCACAAGGGCCTGATCGACCGGTTCCGCTCGCTGCCCATGGCCCGGGGCGCGGTCCTGACCGGCCGCACCCTCGCCGACCTCGTCCAGACCACCCTCACGCTGGTCGTCCTGGCCGTGGTCGCGCTGCTCGTCGGCTGGCGCACCCACACGAGCCCCGGCGAGGTGCTGGCCGGCTTCGCCCTGCTGCTCCTGCTCGGGTACGCCTTCTCGTGGATCGGCGCACTGATCGGCCTGTCGGTGCGCACCCCGGAGGCGGCCACCTCGGGCGGGCTGATCTGGCTGTTCCCGCTGACGTTCATCTCGAACGCCTTCGTCCCCTCCGACAACATGCCGCCGTTCCTGCGCACCATCGCCGAGTGGAACCCCTTCAGCGCGACCGTCCAGGCGGCGCGGGAGCTGTTCGGCAACCTGCCGCCGGGGTACGAGGCGCCGCAGGCCTGGCCGATGCAGCACCCGATCATCGCGTCGGTGGCCTGGTCGGTGCTGATCGTCGTGGTCTTCCGGACCCTCGCGGTCCGCAAGTACCGCTCGGCGACGGCCTGA
- a CDS encoding ATP-binding cassette domain-containing protein: MPGAIYAEGLVKTFGDVRALDGVDLDVPEGTVLGLLGPNGAGKTTAVRVLTTLLQPDSGKAVVAGIDVLKHPNEVRRAIGLSGQFAAVDEYLTGRENLQMVGQLYQMGAKAAKARAVELLDRFNLADAADRTAKTYSGGMRRRLDLAAALVVRPPVMFMDEPTTGLDPRNRQQLWDVIKELVAGGTTLLLTTQYLEEADHLADDICVVDHGKVIARGTSDQLKARTGGERVEVVVHERERMTEARAVLAGFGKGETSVDEHTRKLTVLVSGGAKLLAEVIRELDGRGIEIDDIGLRRPTLDDVFISLTGHVAALTEEENGAPPADGKGRRSHKAAKEAVK, translated from the coding sequence ATGCCAGGCGCCATCTACGCCGAGGGTCTGGTCAAGACCTTCGGCGACGTCAGGGCTCTGGACGGCGTGGACCTCGATGTCCCCGAAGGCACCGTGCTGGGCCTGCTCGGCCCCAACGGCGCCGGCAAGACCACCGCCGTGCGTGTCCTGACCACCCTGCTCCAGCCCGACAGCGGCAAGGCCGTCGTCGCCGGGATAGACGTCCTCAAGCACCCCAACGAAGTCCGCCGCGCCATCGGCCTCTCGGGCCAGTTCGCCGCCGTGGACGAATACCTGACCGGCCGGGAGAACCTCCAGATGGTCGGCCAGCTCTACCAGATGGGCGCCAAGGCGGCGAAGGCCCGGGCCGTCGAACTGCTGGACCGCTTCAACCTCGCGGACGCCGCCGACCGCACCGCGAAGACGTACTCCGGCGGCATGCGCCGCCGCCTCGACCTCGCGGCGGCCCTCGTCGTCCGCCCGCCCGTGATGTTCATGGACGAGCCGACCACCGGCCTCGACCCCCGCAACCGCCAGCAACTGTGGGACGTCATCAAGGAACTCGTCGCCGGCGGCACCACCCTGCTGCTCACCACCCAGTACCTGGAAGAGGCCGACCACCTCGCGGACGACATCTGCGTGGTCGACCACGGCAAGGTCATCGCCCGCGGCACCTCCGACCAGCTCAAGGCCCGCACCGGCGGCGAGCGCGTCGAGGTCGTCGTGCACGAGCGGGAGCGGATGACCGAGGCGCGCGCCGTCCTCGCCGGCTTCGGCAAGGGCGAGACCTCGGTCGACGAACACACCCGCAAGCTGACCGTGCTGGTCTCGGGCGGCGCCAAGCTGCTCGCCGAGGTCATCCGCGAGCTGGACGGCCGGGGCATCGAGATCGACGACATCGGCCTGCGCCGCCCCACCCTCGACGACGTGTTCATCTCGCTCACCGGCCACGTGGCCGCGCTGACCGAGGAGGAGAACGGCGCGCCCCCGGCGGACGGCAAGGGCCGCCGGTCCCACAAGGCGGCGAAGGAGGCGGTCAAGTGA
- the greA gene encoding transcription elongation factor GreA, translating into MTQTSESVTWLTQAAYDQLKAELDYLSGPARTEIAAKIAAAREEGDLRENGGYHAAKEEQGKQELRVRQLTQLLENAKVGTAPASDGVVAPGTLVKIAFDGDEDDTMEFLLASREYASSDFETYSPQSPLGVGVLNKKIGEDAEYELPNGKKATVKILDVKPFTG; encoded by the coding sequence GTGACCCAGACGAGCGAGAGCGTCACCTGGCTGACCCAGGCGGCGTACGACCAGCTGAAGGCCGAGCTGGACTACCTCTCTGGTCCCGCACGCACGGAGATCGCCGCCAAGATCGCGGCCGCCCGCGAGGAGGGCGACCTGCGCGAGAACGGCGGGTACCACGCGGCCAAGGAGGAGCAGGGCAAGCAGGAGCTCCGGGTCCGGCAGCTGACGCAGCTCCTGGAGAACGCCAAGGTCGGGACGGCGCCCGCCTCCGACGGCGTGGTGGCTCCGGGCACGCTCGTCAAGATCGCCTTCGACGGCGACGAGGACGACACCATGGAGTTCCTGCTGGCCTCCCGCGAGTACGCGTCCTCGGACTTCGAGACGTACTCCCCCCAGTCCCCGCTGGGCGTCGGGGTGCTGAACAAGAAGATCGGCGAGGACGCCGAGTACGAACTGCCGAACGGCAAGAAGGCCACCGTCAAGATCCTCGACGTCAAGCCCTTCACCGGCTGA
- the ilvA gene encoding threonine ammonia-lyase, with translation MNYRVPTPVPQVILDDVRGAQKMLSGVSRVTPMEGSRHLSALTGSPVHFKCENLQRTGSFKLRGAYVRIAGLRPEQRAAGVVAASAGNHAQGVALASSLLGVRSTVFMPVGAPLPKVAATQEYGAEVVMHGQVVDETLAAAQDYADRTGAVFIHPFDHRDIIAGQGTVGLEILEQCPEVRTILVGIGGGGLAAGVAIAVKALRPDVKVIGVQAAGAAAYPPSLKVGHPVSIDNPVTMADGIKVGRPGDIPFQIIGELVDDVRTVSEDALSSALLLCLERAKLVVEPAGCSTVAALLSDPGLYGAGPVVAVLSGGNIDPLLLQRILRHGMVAAGRYLSLRLRVADRPGALAGLLGVLSVVDANVLDVSHVRTDPRLGLTEVEVELHLETKGPEHCAEVARSLHGAGYTVMS, from the coding sequence ATGAACTACCGCGTGCCCACGCCCGTCCCCCAGGTCATCCTCGACGACGTCCGGGGAGCCCAGAAGATGCTCTCGGGCGTCTCCCGGGTCACCCCGATGGAAGGCAGCCGGCACCTCTCCGCACTCACCGGCTCCCCGGTGCACTTCAAGTGCGAGAACCTCCAGCGGACGGGTTCGTTCAAGCTGCGCGGCGCGTACGTGCGGATCGCGGGCCTGCGCCCCGAGCAGCGCGCCGCCGGCGTCGTCGCGGCCAGCGCGGGCAACCACGCGCAGGGCGTCGCTCTGGCCTCCTCGCTGCTGGGCGTGCGCTCGACGGTGTTCATGCCCGTCGGGGCGCCGCTGCCGAAGGTGGCGGCCACGCAGGAGTACGGCGCCGAGGTCGTCATGCACGGGCAGGTCGTCGACGAGACCCTCGCGGCCGCCCAGGACTACGCCGACCGCACCGGGGCGGTGTTCATCCACCCGTTCGACCATCGCGACATCATCGCGGGCCAGGGCACCGTGGGCCTGGAGATCCTGGAGCAGTGCCCGGAGGTACGGACGATCCTGGTCGGCATCGGCGGCGGCGGGCTCGCCGCGGGAGTGGCGATCGCGGTGAAGGCGCTGCGGCCGGACGTGAAGGTCATCGGCGTCCAGGCGGCGGGCGCGGCCGCCTACCCGCCCTCGCTCAAGGTCGGGCATCCGGTCTCGATCGACAACCCGGTGACGATGGCCGACGGCATCAAGGTCGGCCGCCCCGGCGACATCCCCTTCCAGATCATCGGCGAGCTCGTCGACGACGTCCGCACGGTCTCCGAGGACGCCCTCTCCAGCGCGCTCCTGCTCTGCCTGGAGCGGGCCAAGCTGGTCGTCGAGCCGGCCGGCTGCAGTACGGTCGCGGCCCTGCTCAGCGACCCCGGCCTGTACGGCGCCGGCCCGGTCGTCGCGGTGCTCTCCGGCGGGAACATCGACCCGCTGCTCCTCCAGCGGATCCTGCGGCACGGCATGGTGGCGGCGGGCCGCTACCTGTCGCTGCGGCTGCGCGTCGCCGACCGGCCGGGGGCCCTGGCCGGGCTGCTGGGCGTGTTGTCAGTGGTGGATGCGAACGTGTTGGACGTGAGTCACGTACGGACCGACCCGCGGCTCGGGCTCACCGAGGTGGAGGTGGAGCTGCACCTGGAGACCAAGGGCCCGGAGCACTGCGCCGAGGTCGCGCGGTCGCTGCACGGCGCGGGGTACACGGTGATGAGCTGA